The uncultured Ilyobacter sp. genome has a segment encoding these proteins:
- a CDS encoding LysO family transporter, translating into MRIILYIAIILFGYMIGSKKLFPEKLESRLSVFQNICLLFLLGIMGYKIGANKEIIENFTNIGIKSLIISSLCIFFSILFVKILCGNTKKEKIKKETGL; encoded by the coding sequence GTGCGTATAATTTTGTATATAGCAATTATTTTATTTGGATATATGATAGGAAGTAAAAAACTTTTTCCTGAAAAACTAGAAAGCAGGCTTTCAGTTTTTCAAAACATCTGCCTTCTTTTTCTTTTGGGAATAATGGGTTATAAAATAGGTGCTAATAAAGAGATCATAGAAAACTTTACTAATATAGGAATAAAATCTCTAATCATCTCATCTTTATGTATTTTTTTCAGTATACTTTTTGTAAAAATTTTATGTGGAAACACAAAAAAAGAAAAGATAAAAAAGGAGACAGGTTTATGA
- a CDS encoding lysine exporter LysO family protein, which translates to MLQIGVSTILGILMGILFKSTFIIDNVDHLIDVGLCLLLLFVGIDMGKNQNIFKELQKSGYKILLLPLAIIAGSLTGGVVSSFVTDLNVAESSAISAGLGWYSLSAIELSKHSAELGSVAFLSNVFREITSLLFIPFIGKYIGHNETIAAAGATSMDTLLPVITKSTSSNTAIISFFTGVILSSLVPVLVPFIIGFN; encoded by the coding sequence ATACTTCAAATAGGAGTTTCTACTATTTTGGGAATCCTTATGGGAATTTTATTCAAAAGCACCTTTATAATAGATAACGTGGATCATCTAATCGACGTTGGACTCTGTCTGCTGCTTCTATTTGTTGGAATAGATATGGGTAAAAATCAAAATATTTTTAAAGAGCTCCAAAAGTCTGGATATAAAATACTCTTACTTCCTTTGGCCATCATTGCAGGGAGCCTCACAGGAGGAGTTGTGTCTAGCTTCGTCACAGATCTAAATGTGGCAGAAAGTTCTGCCATAAGTGCAGGACTAGGATGGTACTCCCTTTCTGCTATTGAGCTATCAAAACACAGCGCCGAACTAGGTAGTGTTGCTTTTCTTTCCAATGTATTCAGAGAGATAACTTCACTTCTTTTTATTCCATTTATAGGAAAATATATAGGACACAATGAAACTATCGCTGCTGCAGGTGCAACTTCTATGGATACGCTTCTTCCTGTCATCACCAAGAGCACCTCTTCAAATACGGCTATAATATCTTTTTTTACCGGTGTTATATTGAGCTCTTTGGTTCCTGTACTGGTTCCTTTTATAATAGGGTTTAATTAA
- a CDS encoding Crp/Fnr family transcriptional regulator, whose protein sequence is MNEIYNKLMQTTLFNGIALDEIEKKLSARKYKIKKYKKGETVAFRGDEIDGLYINIKGEVNPEMMKHSGETRKIGNLDEGEIIASAFIFGKKFEFPVDLIVEKDCEIFYISKEELMELMIDDKKILKNFLDEISNKAQFLSTKVWNAFNNKSINEKLINYILKNEKNGEFLFKPSLKDVANLFGVARPSLSRVIGEFVDEGILERTGRSKYRVLDMDMLEEKREF, encoded by the coding sequence ATGAATGAAATTTACAATAAACTGATGCAAACAACTCTTTTTAATGGGATAGCCTTAGATGAGATAGAGAAGAAGCTTTCAGCAAGGAAGTATAAGATAAAAAAATATAAAAAAGGTGAGACTGTGGCCTTTAGAGGGGATGAGATAGACGGCCTCTACATAAATATAAAAGGTGAAGTAAATCCTGAGATGATGAAGCATTCTGGAGAGACAAGAAAAATAGGAAATTTAGATGAGGGAGAGATTATTGCTAGCGCCTTTATATTTGGAAAGAAGTTTGAATTTCCAGTAGACCTGATTGTAGAGAAAGACTGTGAGATATTCTATATATCTAAAGAAGAGCTTATGGAGCTCATGATAGATGATAAGAAAATTCTTAAAAACTTTTTGGATGAGATAAGTAACAAGGCTCAGTTTCTTTCCACAAAGGTTTGGAATGCCTTTAACAATAAGAGTATAAATGAGAAACTTATAAATTATATTTTAAAAAATGAAAAGAACGGGGAGTTTTTATTCAAGCCTTCCCTAAAGGACGTGGCCAATTTATTTGGAGTTGCCAGACCTTCTCTTTCGAGGGTTATAGGGGAGTTTGTAGATGAAGGGATACTAGAAAGAACAGGGAGAAGTAAATATAGAGTCTTAGATATGGATATGCTCGAGGAGAAAAGAGAGTTCTGA